A genomic stretch from Hymenobacter psoromatis includes:
- a CDS encoding RND transporter, which translates to MDRVLAPATQRRRRRRAWLLGLGVGGGLLAAGLGLRAVVQPSLRRVDILTATVETGDVDATLTAAGTLIPAREVVITSPISSTVRRVALAVGARVRPGQLILELDKNLAASALAKLDDEQLRNQNKNSQLQLTLDRSLTDLQAQQQSQDLKVSSLESALRDEQHLLAIGGGTSEAVRQAELNLRTARLEAQRLRRQLANQRQSSQADRRELGYTVSMQRRSIAEQAAKLRQADISSQLPGVLTWVNDNLGSTVQAGEALARVADLSRYRVRATLSDSYADQLHPGDAVLVRLGPGTDLPGTVASISPAVDKGVVTFYATLANDHHPGLRANLRADVFVVTRAHRSVLRLKNGPFYQGGQEQPVFVLAGGRAVRRVVRFGDSNTDYVQVLSGLRVEEEVIVSDTKGFVDTPELRVE; encoded by the coding sequence ATGGACAGAGTACTTGCCCCTGCTACCCAGCGCCGCCGCCGGCGGCGCGCCTGGCTCCTCGGCCTGGGGGTAGGGGGCGGGCTGCTGGCGGCCGGGCTGGGGCTGCGCGCCGTGGTGCAGCCGAGTTTGCGGCGGGTAGATATCCTGACGGCGACCGTAGAGACCGGCGACGTGGACGCGACGCTCACTGCTGCCGGCACGCTTATTCCGGCGCGGGAGGTGGTCATTACCAGCCCCATTTCGAGCACGGTGCGGCGGGTGGCGCTGGCGGTGGGCGCGCGGGTACGGCCGGGCCAACTCATTCTGGAATTAGATAAAAACCTGGCCGCCTCAGCGCTGGCGAAGCTCGACGATGAGCAGTTGCGCAACCAGAACAAGAACTCGCAATTGCAATTGACGCTGGACCGCAGCCTTACCGACCTGCAAGCCCAGCAGCAAAGCCAGGACCTGAAGGTGAGCAGCCTGGAATCGGCGCTGCGCGACGAGCAGCATTTGCTGGCCATCGGGGGCGGCACCTCCGAGGCCGTGCGCCAGGCCGAGCTGAACCTGCGCACCGCCCGCCTCGAAGCCCAGCGCCTGCGCCGGCAGCTGGCCAACCAGCGCCAGTCCAGCCAGGCCGACCGCCGCGAGCTGGGCTACACGGTATCCATGCAGCGGCGCAGCATTGCGGAGCAGGCCGCCAAGCTGCGGCAGGCCGACATCAGCAGCCAGCTGCCCGGCGTGCTGACCTGGGTGAACGACAACCTGGGCAGCACTGTGCAGGCCGGCGAGGCCCTGGCGCGGGTGGCCGACCTGAGCCGCTACCGCGTGCGCGCCACCCTTTCCGACAGCTACGCCGACCAGCTGCACCCCGGCGATGCCGTGCTGGTGCGCCTCGGCCCCGGCACCGACCTGCCCGGCACCGTGGCCAGCATCAGCCCTGCCGTGGACAAGGGGGTAGTAACCTTCTACGCTACCCTCGCCAACGACCACCACCCCGGTCTGCGCGCCAACCTGCGCGCCGACGTGTTCGTGGTCACCCGCGCCCACCGCAGCGTGCTGCGCCTCAAGAACGGCCCCTTTTACCAGGGCGGGCAGGAGCAGCCGGTGTTCGTGCTGGCGGGGGGTAGGGCCGTGCGGCGGGTAGTGCGCTTTGGGGATAGTAATACGGATTACGTGCAGGTGCTGAGCGGCTTGCGGGTGGAGGAAGAAGTGATTGTGTCGGATACCAAGGGGTTCGTGGATACACCAGAATTGCGAGTGGAGTGA
- a CDS encoding macrolide ABC transporter ATP-binding protein — protein MLHPTPPPVIQLTGIEKVYQTSTIETVALSNVNISIQRGEFVSVMGPSGCGKSTLLSLMGLLDEPSAGTIAIDGRPVTSFSDKELAGLRNHKIGFVFQSYHLINDLSVRDNVELPLLYRPGVGGTERRRRALAALDKVGLNARTGHFPAQLSGGQRQRVAIARALAGEPEIILADEPTGNLDSVMGEEILDLLLGLNREQGTTLVMVTHDEQQALKTQRLIRFFDGRQVA, from the coding sequence ATGCTACATCCTACCCCCCCGCCCGTCATCCAGCTCACCGGCATTGAGAAAGTGTACCAGACCAGCACCATTGAAACCGTGGCGCTGAGCAACGTCAATATCAGCATCCAGCGCGGCGAGTTCGTGTCGGTGATGGGGCCGAGCGGCTGCGGCAAGTCCACGCTGCTCAGCCTGATGGGGCTGCTCGACGAGCCCAGCGCCGGCACCATTGCCATTGACGGCCGGCCGGTTACCTCGTTTTCGGATAAGGAGCTGGCGGGGCTGCGCAACCACAAAATCGGCTTCGTTTTCCAGAGCTACCACTTAATCAACGACCTCTCGGTGCGCGACAACGTGGAGCTGCCCCTGCTCTACCGGCCGGGGGTAGGCGGCACCGAGCGCCGCCGCCGCGCCCTCGCCGCCCTCGATAAGGTGGGGCTCAATGCCCGCACTGGCCACTTCCCGGCGCAGCTCAGCGGCGGGCAGCGGCAGCGGGTGGCCATTGCCCGCGCCCTGGCCGGCGAGCCCGAAATTATCCTGGCCGACGAGCCCACCGGCAACCTCGACTCGGTGATGGGCGAAGAAATCCTAGACCTGCTGCTGGGGCTGAACCGCGAGCAGGGCACCACCCTCGTCATGGTTACCCACGACGAGCAGCAGGCCCTGAAAACGCAGCGGTTGATTCGGTTTTTTGATGGCCGGCAAGTGGCGTAA
- a CDS encoding sigma-54-dependent Fis family transcriptional regulator: MVIVDDDLAIRTSLRLLLKQAGYAPAAVAGPAEALAAVRAAVPALVLLDMNFSAETSGADGLALLAELKKLAPTLPIILLTGWGSIGLAVAGMKAGAAEFVTKPWQNEALLQTIATTLQLAAPAGPTPPPGRQALDRQFDFKNIIGEDAQLLAVLRQVGQVAATDASVLIEGESGTGKELIAEALHQNSHRRGGPFVKVNLGGISSSLFESELFGHRRGAFTDARADRVGRFELANGGTIFLDEIGELELASQVKLLRVLQDRTYEMLGDSRPRRLDLRVVAATNKNLAELVAQGRFREDLFYRLNLITLRLPPLRERATDIPALARHFGRQLQNTYQRPGLRLSPAAAHWLQAQPLPGNIRELKNLVERAALTTPHDELTPADFQAQPLPSPIHLLAHSPLPAPGSMTLEALEEEMIRQSVAHYQGNLSKVARALGLSRGALYRRLDKFGIPYNE, translated from the coding sequence ATAGTAATCGTTGACGACGACCTCGCCATCCGCACTTCGCTGCGGCTGCTGCTCAAGCAGGCCGGCTACGCCCCCGCGGCCGTGGCCGGCCCCGCCGAAGCGCTGGCCGCCGTGCGGGCGGCGGTGCCCGCTTTGGTGCTGCTGGATATGAATTTTTCGGCCGAGACGAGCGGGGCCGACGGGCTGGCGCTGCTGGCGGAGCTGAAAAAACTGGCTCCCACGCTGCCGATTATTTTGCTCACGGGCTGGGGTAGTATTGGGCTGGCGGTGGCGGGCATGAAGGCGGGCGCGGCCGAGTTCGTCACCAAGCCCTGGCAAAACGAGGCGCTGCTCCAGACCATTGCCACCACTTTGCAGCTGGCCGCGCCGGCTGGCCCTACCCCCCCGCCCGGCCGGCAAGCGCTGGACCGGCAGTTTGATTTCAAAAACATTATTGGCGAAGATGCGCAGCTGCTGGCCGTGCTGCGGCAGGTGGGCCAGGTGGCCGCCACCGATGCCTCGGTCTTAATTGAGGGCGAAAGCGGCACCGGCAAGGAGCTGATTGCCGAGGCCCTGCACCAGAACAGCCACCGGCGCGGCGGCCCCTTCGTGAAGGTGAACCTGGGCGGCATCTCGTCGTCGTTGTTTGAGAGCGAGTTGTTTGGGCACCGGCGCGGGGCTTTCACCGATGCCCGCGCCGACCGGGTGGGCCGCTTCGAACTGGCCAACGGCGGCACTATTTTTCTGGATGAAATCGGGGAGCTGGAGCTGGCCAGCCAAGTCAAGTTGCTGCGCGTGCTGCAAGACCGCACCTACGAGATGCTCGGCGACTCGCGCCCGCGCCGCCTGGACCTGCGCGTGGTGGCCGCCACCAATAAAAACCTGGCCGAGCTGGTAGCGCAGGGCCGCTTCCGGGAGGATTTATTCTACCGCCTCAACCTCATCACCCTGCGCCTACCCCCCCTGCGCGAGCGGGCCACCGATATTCCGGCCCTGGCCCGGCACTTCGGGCGGCAGCTGCAAAATACCTACCAGCGCCCCGGCCTGCGCCTGAGTCCGGCCGCCGCCCACTGGCTGCAAGCGCAGCCGCTGCCCGGCAACATCCGCGAACTGAAAAACCTGGTGGAGCGCGCCGCCCTCACCACCCCCCACGACGAGCTAACGCCCGCCGATTTTCAGGCCCAGCCGCTTCCTTCACCCATTCACCTACTCGCTCATTCACCTCTGCCCGCCCCCGGCTCCATGACGCTGGAGGCGCTGGAGGAGGAGATGATACGCCAGAGCGTGGCGCATTATCAGGGCAATTTGAGTAAGGTGGCGCGGGCGCTGGGGCTGAGCCGGGGGGCGCTTTACCGAAGGCTGGATAAGTTCGGGATTCCTTATAATGAGTAG
- a CDS encoding histidine kinase, with protein sequence MRLRLALFLLPLYAVLVALAAQVRLTNPTLFITCEATILISAVLTWRLYQDLARPTRLIEAGTAALAAQDFNLKFIPVGQPELDRLIGVYNQMLDALRQERIGQHEQSVLLERLIGASPAGVLLFDFDGNITSANAAAARALGQPAAALAGQAVAALPPPWGAVLAGLPAGEPATLRLPTGHTYRAAAAHFLDRGFQRRFVVLEELTQEILAEEKQAYERLIRLMAHEVNNSIGAVNSLLGSFRHYAPQLAAADQADFTQALDVSIARNTQLADFVAGYARLVRLPAPAPHPLDLHQLLRDLGHLLAAQSAAQGVAWHWELAHAGPLPLVADSQLLTQALLNVAKNALEAIGPGGGHVWVRTTAAPPTLTLENDGAPLTPEVNQRLFTPFFSTKRDGQGIGLLLVRDILRAHGFAFRLETGANGRTAFSMRLAG encoded by the coding sequence ATGCGCCTGCGCCTAGCGCTTTTCCTCCTACCCCTCTACGCCGTGCTGGTGGCGCTGGCGGCGCAGGTGCGCCTAACCAACCCGACCTTATTCATTACCTGTGAGGCTACTATCCTCATCAGCGCCGTCCTGACGTGGCGGCTCTACCAGGACCTGGCCCGACCGACGCGGCTTATCGAGGCGGGCACGGCGGCGCTGGCGGCGCAGGATTTCAACCTGAAATTCATCCCCGTGGGCCAGCCCGAGCTGGACCGGCTCATTGGGGTTTATAACCAGATGCTCGACGCGCTGCGGCAGGAGCGCATTGGCCAGCACGAGCAGAGCGTGCTGCTGGAACGGCTTATCGGGGCCTCGCCGGCGGGCGTGCTGCTGTTCGATTTCGACGGGAATATCACCAGCGCCAACGCGGCGGCGGCGCGGGCGCTGGGCCAGCCCGCTGCCGCGCTGGCCGGGCAAGCCGTGGCGGCCCTACCCCCACCCTGGGGCGCGGTGCTGGCCGGGCTGCCGGCCGGCGAGCCCGCCACGCTACGCCTGCCTACCGGCCACACCTACCGGGCGGCGGCGGCGCACTTCCTCGACCGGGGCTTTCAGCGGCGCTTCGTGGTGCTGGAAGAGCTGACGCAGGAAATATTAGCCGAGGAAAAGCAGGCTTACGAGCGCCTTATCCGGCTGATGGCCCACGAGGTCAACAACTCCATCGGGGCGGTGAACTCGCTGCTAGGCAGCTTCCGGCACTACGCGCCGCAGCTGGCGGCGGCCGACCAAGCCGACTTCACGCAGGCCCTCGACGTGAGCATCGCCCGCAATACGCAGCTCGCCGACTTCGTGGCCGGCTACGCGCGGCTGGTGCGCCTGCCCGCTCCCGCCCCGCACCCCCTCGACCTGCACCAGCTGCTGCGCGACCTCGGCCACTTGCTGGCCGCTCAGAGCGCCGCCCAGGGCGTGGCCTGGCACTGGGAGCTGGCCCACGCCGGCCCCCTACCCCTCGTGGCCGACTCGCAGCTACTGACCCAGGCCCTGCTCAACGTGGCCAAGAACGCGCTCGAAGCCATCGGGCCGGGCGGCGGCCACGTGTGGGTGCGCACCACGGCCGCGCCCCCTACTCTCACTCTGGAGAACGACGGCGCGCCGCTCACGCCCGAAGTGAACCAGCGGCTGTTCACGCCCTTTTTCAGCACCAAGCGCGACGGGCAGGGCATCGGCCTACTGCTGGTACGCGATATTCTGCGGGCGCACGGCTTCGCCTTCCGGCTCGAAACGGGGGCGAACGGCCGCACGGCTTTTAGCATGCGGCTGGCGGGATAG
- a CDS encoding 23S rRNA (adenine(1618)-N(6))-methyltransferase: MKNPPTPLPAGKDQLHPRSRHRDRYDFAQLVRSSPTLAAFVRDNEFGEASIDFAAPAAVKALNQALLRHFYGVAHWDIPADYLCPPIPGRADYVHYLADLLATSNLGIIPGGRAVRLLDIGVGANCIYPIIGHREYGWRFVGTDTDAVALRAAKNIVAANPELAGTIDCRLQPDPAHVLKGIINPGEVFDATICNPPFHASAAEAAASTQRKVANLGHARRAAPVRNFGGQANELWSPGGEEEFVRRLVAESRQFARSCYWFTTLISKKTTLLSIQYFLKQAEAVEVRTIEMAQGQKKSRFVAWTFLTEEEQATWRATRWESVKSLK, from the coding sequence ATGAAAAACCCGCCTACCCCCCTGCCCGCCGGCAAAGACCAGCTGCACCCGCGCAGCCGCCACCGCGACCGCTACGATTTTGCTCAGCTTGTGCGCAGCAGCCCCACGCTGGCCGCCTTTGTGCGGGATAATGAGTTTGGGGAAGCCTCCATCGACTTTGCCGCCCCGGCCGCCGTGAAGGCGCTGAACCAAGCGCTGCTGCGGCACTTTTATGGCGTGGCGCACTGGGATATTCCGGCCGACTACCTGTGCCCGCCCATTCCGGGCCGGGCCGATTACGTGCATTATCTAGCTGATTTACTGGCTACTAGCAACCTCGGGATTATTCCGGGGGGTAGGGCGGTGCGGCTGCTCGATATTGGCGTGGGTGCCAACTGCATTTACCCCATCATCGGGCACCGTGAATACGGCTGGCGCTTCGTGGGGACCGATACCGACGCCGTGGCCCTGCGCGCCGCCAAAAATATCGTGGCCGCCAATCCCGAGCTGGCCGGTACCATCGACTGCCGCTTGCAACCCGACCCGGCGCACGTGCTGAAAGGCATTATCAACCCCGGCGAGGTGTTCGACGCCACCATCTGCAACCCGCCCTTCCACGCCTCAGCGGCCGAGGCGGCGGCCAGCACCCAGCGCAAAGTGGCTAACCTGGGCCACGCCCGGCGCGCTGCCCCCGTGCGCAACTTTGGGGGCCAGGCCAATGAGCTATGGTCGCCCGGCGGCGAGGAAGAATTCGTGCGCCGGCTCGTGGCCGAAAGCCGGCAGTTCGCCCGCAGCTGCTACTGGTTTACTACCCTCATCTCCAAAAAAACGACGCTGCTCAGCATACAGTACTTCCTCAAGCAAGCCGAAGCGGTGGAGGTGCGCACCATTGAAATGGCGCAAGGCCAGAAGAAAAGTCGCTTCGTAGCCTGGACTTTTCTAACCGAAGAGGAGCAGGCGACCTGGCGCGCCACGCGCTGGGAATCAGTTAAGAGTTTAAAGTGA
- a CDS encoding fatty acid desaturase, with protein sequence MLSWAGLLAFLLAGYRPDWHSPAPYLLALVQTHLYTGIYITAHDAMHGVVSPNKRLNNAIGTVCALLFAYNWFPNQLPKHHDHHRHVGTEADPDFHPTDHPGFLPWLLRFAWNYVTWWQVLAMAATYNVLKIWFPQANVIAFWMVPAILATLQLFFFGTYLPHRGEHEADNKHKSRSQLRHHVWAFASCYFFGYHYEHHDQPYLPWWRLWRTK encoded by the coding sequence ATGCTGAGCTGGGCCGGGCTGCTGGCGTTTCTGCTGGCCGGCTACCGGCCCGATTGGCACTCGCCCGCGCCCTACCTGCTGGCGCTGGTGCAAACGCACTTATACACTGGTATTTACATCACGGCGCACGATGCCATGCACGGCGTGGTGAGCCCCAATAAGCGCCTGAATAATGCCATCGGTACGGTGTGCGCGCTGCTGTTTGCCTACAACTGGTTTCCAAACCAGCTGCCCAAGCACCACGACCACCACCGCCACGTGGGCACCGAGGCCGACCCCGATTTTCACCCCACTGACCACCCCGGCTTCCTGCCCTGGCTGCTACGCTTCGCCTGGAACTACGTGACCTGGTGGCAGGTGCTGGCGATGGCCGCCACGTATAACGTGCTGAAAATCTGGTTTCCGCAGGCCAATGTCATCGCCTTCTGGATGGTGCCGGCCATCCTGGCCACGCTGCAATTATTCTTTTTCGGCACCTACCTGCCGCACCGCGGCGAACACGAAGCAGACAACAAGCACAAGTCGCGCAGCCAGCTGCGGCACCACGTCTGGGCCTTCGCGAGCTGCTACTTTTTCGGCTACCACTACGAGCACCACGACCAGCCCTACCTACCCTGGTGGCGCCTGTGGCGGACTAAGTGA
- a CDS encoding beta-glucuronidase, whose amino-acid sequence MSLPPPARLLSVLLFAFGLLAGPARAQSGLIQNAAARRVLSLNGSWNYIIDPYENGFYNYRREPFDESKSGKGGYYDNQKASSAQESELIEYNFDKSATLQVPADWNSQDDKLLYYEGTIWYKKNFTLKPQPGKRYFLYFGAVNYEAHVYLNGKKLGMHRGGFTPIQYEITDRLSASGDNFVVVKADNTRHADAVPTLNTDWWNYGGLTRDVYVAETPGTFIKDYEVQLAKDAPTTLAGYVQLSGGGRAGQTVTLSIAEAGIRQTLTTDTAGRATFRFSAKKLQLWSPQSPKRYAVSLSSGGDVVQDKIGFRTIQTRGQDILLNGKSTFLRGISIHDENPLIPGRARSEGDLRMLLTWAKELGCNYVRLAHYPHNELMLRLADEMGLLVWAEVPVYWTIAWENPATYQNAETQLTDLISIGKNRASIIIWSVGNETPLSEPRLKFMTSLVKKARSLDDTRLLAAALELHQEGTVLRVDDPLGEYLDLTSFNEYAGWYMGSLDDITKFRFDIKYHKPVIISEMGGSALGGYHGDAHTRWTEEYQAALYQNQFQMLSGISGLRGMTPWILADFRATRRQHPVYQNGFNRKGLISNTGQKKKAFFVLQEYYRQQAAKYESK is encoded by the coding sequence ATGTCCCTACCCCCCCCGGCCCGCTTGCTCTCGGTGCTGCTCTTTGCTTTTGGCCTGCTGGCTGGCCCCGCCCGTGCCCAGTCGGGGCTGATTCAAAACGCCGCCGCGCGCCGCGTGCTCAGCCTCAACGGCAGCTGGAACTACATCATCGACCCCTACGAAAACGGCTTCTACAACTACCGGCGAGAGCCCTTCGACGAGTCAAAATCAGGCAAGGGTGGCTATTATGACAACCAGAAAGCCAGCAGCGCGCAGGAGTCGGAATTGATTGAGTATAACTTCGATAAGTCGGCCACGCTGCAAGTGCCGGCCGATTGGAACTCGCAGGATGACAAGCTTTTGTATTACGAAGGCACCATTTGGTACAAGAAGAATTTTACGCTGAAACCCCAGCCGGGCAAGCGGTATTTTCTGTATTTTGGGGCCGTGAACTACGAGGCGCACGTGTACCTCAACGGCAAAAAGCTGGGCATGCACCGCGGCGGCTTCACGCCCATTCAGTATGAAATTACCGACCGACTGAGCGCCAGCGGCGATAATTTCGTGGTGGTGAAGGCCGACAACACCCGCCACGCCGACGCCGTGCCCACCCTCAACACCGATTGGTGGAACTACGGCGGCCTCACCCGCGACGTGTACGTGGCCGAAACGCCCGGCACCTTCATCAAAGACTACGAGGTGCAACTGGCCAAAGACGCGCCAACCACGCTGGCCGGCTACGTGCAGCTGAGCGGGGGGGGTAGGGCCGGCCAAACCGTGACGCTGAGCATCGCGGAAGCCGGCATCCGGCAGACGCTGACGACCGATACCGCCGGCCGCGCCACCTTCCGGTTTTCGGCCAAGAAGCTGCAACTGTGGTCGCCGCAAAGCCCTAAGCGCTACGCTGTAAGCCTGAGCAGCGGCGGCGACGTAGTGCAGGATAAAATTGGTTTCCGCACTATTCAGACGCGGGGCCAGGACATTTTGCTGAACGGCAAATCGACGTTTTTGCGCGGCATTTCCATTCATGATGAAAACCCGCTGATACCGGGCCGGGCGCGCAGCGAGGGCGACCTGCGCATGTTGCTCACCTGGGCTAAAGAGCTGGGCTGCAATTACGTGCGCCTGGCTCACTACCCCCACAACGAGCTGATGCTGCGCCTGGCCGACGAGATGGGCCTGCTCGTGTGGGCCGAGGTGCCGGTGTACTGGACCATTGCCTGGGAAAACCCCGCCACCTATCAAAACGCCGAAACCCAGCTCACGGACCTCATCAGCATCGGAAAAAACCGCGCCAGCATCATCATCTGGTCGGTGGGCAACGAGACGCCGCTGAGCGAGCCGCGCCTGAAATTCATGACCAGCCTGGTCAAAAAAGCGCGCTCCCTGGACGATACCCGCCTGCTGGCCGCCGCCCTGGAACTGCATCAGGAGGGCACCGTGCTGCGCGTGGACGACCCGCTGGGCGAATACCTCGACCTAACGAGCTTCAACGAGTACGCCGGCTGGTACATGGGTTCGCTCGATGATATTACGAAGTTTCGCTTTGATATCAAATACCATAAGCCCGTCATCATCAGCGAGATGGGGGGTAGCGCGCTGGGCGGCTACCACGGCGACGCCCACACCCGCTGGACCGAGGAATACCAGGCCGCCCTCTACCAAAACCAGTTCCAGATGCTGAGCGGCATTTCGGGCCTGCGCGGCATGACGCCCTGGATACTGGCCGACTTCCGCGCCACCCGCCGCCAGCACCCGGTGTACCAGAACGGCTTCAACCGCAAGGGCTTGATTTCCAACACCGGCCAGAAGAAAAAAGCCTTTTTCGTGTTGCAGGAATACTACCGCCAGCAGGCCGCCAAATACGAAAGCAAGTAA
- a CDS encoding 4-hydroxy-3-methylbut-2-enyl diphosphate reductase produces the protein MRLSVRIDPNSGFCFGVIYAIQMAEDLLEEQGYLYCLGDIVHNDEEVQRLEHKGLRIIDHEQFHGLRDEAVLIRAHGEPPSTYQRAMENNLTLIDASCPVVLKLQNRIKTSFDRREKIYIYGKHGHAEVLGLLGQTGGEAVVFESLDELLRHELPANITLYSQTTKSTDSFYRIKNELIARGYNINANDTICRQVSNRDEALRRFAAQFDQVVFVSGTKSSNGKVLYQVCKDTNERTHFVSNTEQLCPSWFAPGQSVGICGATSTPMWLMEQVRDALERF, from the coding sequence TTGCGCCTCAGCGTTCGTATTGACCCTAACTCCGGCTTCTGCTTTGGCGTAATCTACGCCATTCAGATGGCCGAAGACTTGCTCGAAGAGCAGGGGTATTTGTACTGCCTGGGCGATATCGTGCATAACGATGAGGAAGTGCAGCGCCTGGAACACAAGGGCTTACGCATCATCGACCACGAGCAATTTCACGGTCTGCGCGACGAGGCGGTGCTTATTCGGGCGCACGGCGAGCCGCCCAGCACCTACCAGCGGGCGATGGAAAACAACCTGACCCTCATCGATGCCAGCTGCCCGGTGGTGCTCAAGCTCCAGAACCGCATTAAAACCAGCTTCGACCGCCGCGAAAAAATCTACATCTACGGCAAGCACGGCCACGCCGAAGTGCTCGGCCTGCTGGGCCAGACGGGCGGCGAAGCCGTGGTATTTGAAAGCCTCGATGAGCTGCTGCGCCACGAGCTGCCCGCAAACATCACGCTTTACAGCCAGACGACCAAGAGCACGGATTCCTTCTATCGTATTAAGAATGAGCTGATTGCGCGCGGCTATAATATCAACGCCAACGATACTATCTGCCGGCAGGTGAGCAACCGCGACGAGGCCCTGCGGCGCTTCGCGGCGCAGTTCGACCAGGTGGTGTTCGTGTCGGGCACCAAAAGCTCCAATGGCAAGGTGCTCTACCAAGTGTGCAAGGACACCAATGAGCGCACGCATTTCGTGTCCAATACCGAGCAGCTGTGCCCCTCGTGGTTTGCGCCCGGCCAGTCGGTGGGCATCTGCGGGGCCACCAGCACGCCCATGTGGCTGATGGAGCAGGTACGCGACGCGTTGGAGCGGTTTTGA
- a CDS encoding phytoene synthase, producing the protein MDQIALFTDTSLACAQLITRRYSTSFSLGIRTLDKALHRAIYAVYGFVRWADEIVDTFHSQDKAALLAEFERDTYAAIAAGFSLNPVLHAFQWAVNTYQIDHEFIDAFLRSMEMDLEDKNYRQELYEQYIYGSAEVVGLMCLRVFCQGQPAEFERLKAPARRLGAAFQKVNFLRDIRSDYEERGRVYFPGLRYEQFDDAAKQAVEADIRADFEAAYEGIRQLPRAARLGVYLAYIYYLKLFHKLRQAPARQVLAERVRLPDNTKLLLLAGSWLRYRLRAV; encoded by the coding sequence ATGGACCAAATAGCCCTTTTTACCGACACCAGCCTGGCGTGCGCGCAGCTCATCACGCGGCGCTACAGCACGTCGTTTTCGCTGGGCATCCGCACGCTGGATAAGGCGTTGCACCGGGCCATTTATGCGGTGTATGGCTTCGTGCGCTGGGCCGATGAAATCGTGGATACCTTTCACAGCCAAGACAAAGCGGCGCTGCTGGCCGAGTTTGAGCGCGATACTTACGCGGCCATCGCGGCGGGCTTTAGTCTGAACCCGGTGCTGCACGCCTTCCAATGGGCAGTGAATACGTATCAAATTGACCACGAATTTATTGATGCTTTTTTGCGGAGCATGGAAATGGATTTGGAGGATAAAAATTACCGCCAGGAGCTGTACGAGCAGTACATCTATGGCTCGGCCGAAGTGGTAGGGCTGATGTGCTTGCGCGTGTTTTGCCAGGGCCAGCCGGCGGAGTTTGAGCGCCTGAAAGCGCCGGCCCGGCGGCTGGGCGCGGCTTTCCAAAAGGTAAATTTCCTGCGCGATATTCGCTCCGACTACGAGGAGCGGGGTAGGGTTTATTTTCCCGGCCTGCGCTACGAGCAGTTTGACGACGCGGCCAAGCAGGCGGTGGAAGCCGACATTCGGGCCGATTTTGAGGCCGCCTACGAGGGCATCCGGCAGCTGCCGCGGGCGGCGCGGCTGGGCGTGTATCTGGCTTATATCTATTACCTCAAGCTGTTTCACAAGCTGCGGCAGGCACCGGCCCGGCAGGTGCTGGCCGAGCGCGTGCGCCTGCCCGACAACACCAAGCTGCTGCTGCTGGCTGGCTCGTGGCTGCGTTACCGGCTACGGGCGGTATAG